One genomic region from Haloarcula taiwanensis encodes:
- a CDS encoding pterin cluster protein, which translates to MSSETLEREMSDPDLTTVEVRCTGHVRRVVGEPSLSYTFEGNTLRDFLDAFFREYDVSEMLIAETEADATTEGWAPEMADLPGDWAKNPEGEQTRCYARVAVNGEFNEHLDGLDTELEAGDRVGLMFPFIFCC; encoded by the coding sequence ATGAGCAGTGAGACACTGGAACGGGAGATGTCGGACCCGGATCTGACCACCGTTGAGGTCAGGTGTACCGGCCACGTTCGTCGGGTCGTCGGTGAACCGTCGCTATCATACACATTCGAAGGGAACACGCTACGTGACTTCCTTGACGCGTTCTTCCGGGAGTACGACGTGAGCGAGATGCTCATTGCGGAAACCGAAGCCGACGCCACCACCGAGGGCTGGGCCCCGGAGATGGCGGACCTGCCGGGCGACTGGGCGAAAAACCCCGAAGGCGAGCAGACCAGATGCTACGCGCGAGTGGCGGTCAACGGTGAGTTCAACGAACATCTCGACGGACTGGACACAGAATTAGAAGCCGGCGACCGCGTCGGATTGATGTTCCCGTTCATCTTCTGTTGTTGA
- a CDS encoding transcription initiation factor IIB 2, whose amino-acid sequence MTTRSIYSPDERGESVDEQAESEATTGHACPDCGGSLVTDDSRGETVCESCGLVVDEDEIDHGPEWRAFDSQERDNKRRVGAPTTEMKHDRGLSTNIGWQDKDAYGNSLSTRQREKMQRLRTWDERFRTRDHAERNLKQALGEIDRMGSALGVPESARETASVIYRRALDEGMLPGRSIEGMATAALYAAVRQANLPQTLDDMAVVSRVDEMEFTRAYRYLNRELSLQVGPPDPATYLSKFVSELNADDALERQARALIEAGKEANVHSGKSPVGLAAAAIYAAGLLLGEEMTQETVSEATDISTVTIRERYRELLEAEAELDDSAVDAAGSAEPGASA is encoded by the coding sequence ATGACGACACGCAGCATCTATTCCCCCGACGAACGCGGCGAGAGTGTGGACGAACAGGCCGAGTCCGAGGCGACTACCGGCCACGCCTGCCCGGACTGTGGCGGGAGCCTCGTCACCGACGACAGTCGCGGCGAGACCGTCTGCGAGTCGTGTGGACTCGTCGTCGACGAGGACGAGATTGACCACGGGCCGGAGTGGCGCGCCTTCGACAGTCAGGAACGCGACAACAAGCGCCGGGTCGGCGCGCCGACGACTGAGATGAAACACGACAGGGGCCTCTCGACCAACATCGGCTGGCAGGACAAGGACGCCTACGGCAACTCCCTGTCGACGCGCCAGCGCGAGAAGATGCAGCGCCTGCGCACCTGGGACGAGCGGTTCCGCACCCGCGACCACGCCGAGCGCAACCTCAAGCAGGCGCTGGGCGAAATCGACCGGATGGGTAGCGCGCTTGGCGTCCCCGAGAGCGCCCGCGAGACGGCCAGCGTCATCTATCGGCGCGCCCTCGACGAGGGCATGCTGCCCGGCCGCTCTATCGAAGGGATGGCGACCGCCGCGCTGTACGCCGCGGTCAGGCAGGCGAACCTCCCACAGACGCTCGACGACATGGCCGTCGTCAGCCGCGTCGACGAGATGGAGTTCACCCGCGCGTACCGCTATCTCAACCGCGAACTCTCCCTGCAGGTCGGCCCGCCGGACCCAGCAACCTACCTCAGCAAGTTCGTCTCCGAACTTAACGCCGATGACGCCCTCGAACGCCAGGCCCGCGCCCTCATCGAAGCGGGGAAGGAAGCGAACGTCCACAGCGGCAAGAGCCCCGTCGGCCTCGCCGCCGCGGCCATCTACGCCGCCGGCCTGCTGCTCGGCGAGGAGATGACACAGGAGACGGTCAGCGAGGCCACCGACATCAGCACCGTCACCATCCGCGAGCGCTACCGCGAACTGCTGGAAGCCGAAGCAGAGCTCGACGACAGCGCTGTCGACGCGGCCGGCAGCGCCGAACCCGGCGCGAGTGCCTAA
- a CDS encoding aldehyde ferredoxin oxidoreductase translates to MTDLGGFQDHVARIDLGDGDVAYEGIDEEDAKKYIGARGLGVKYVFDQGPDVDPLGPDNLLAFMNGPLTGTQVTMSGRIAICTKSPLTGTVTDSHHGGWSGARLKWSGFDGLLFEGQADEPVYALVEDGEVELRDASHLWGQGIHDTIDDLEGEIEGGSLGKNLSVMAIGQGGENEVKYACIVNEDDRASGRGGTGCVMGNKKLKAVVVKSSTRMPKPKDQETFQEGHKQAMQVIQESDVTAPNEGGLSMYGTNVLMNLTEEMDGLPTKNAKYSSTRSYSDAEGDGERIIDSENVSGENVRENILVDEPTCHSCPVACKKEVEVQAMHKGEEMNVRTESYEYESAWALGPNSGHVERDKIAVMLERCNDVGVDTIDVGNTMAMAMEMTEEGKFDDLGDGIDWGDADTMIDMIDMIAHRETELADHLAEGPDHLAEEFDAHTNSLAVKGQTMAAYDPRCMKGMAIGYATSNRGACHLRGYTPAAEILGIPEKVDPREWEGKGELCATFQDLHAISDSFDICKFNAFAEGIEEYVLQYNGMTGLDVSEEELMEAGERIYNLERYYNNLAGFDGSDDDLPNRFVEGDEHAMPAQGGSEGELAELSKMKDEYYEVRDWENGVVPDEKLDELGIDIGPGTGVSSGGAAAPSDD, encoded by the coding sequence ATGACAGACCTTGGTGGCTTTCAGGACCACGTGGCGCGAATCGACCTTGGGGACGGGGACGTAGCCTACGAAGGTATTGACGAGGAAGACGCGAAAAAGTATATCGGTGCGCGAGGGCTCGGCGTGAAATACGTCTTCGACCAGGGGCCAGATGTGGACCCGCTGGGGCCGGACAACCTGCTGGCGTTCATGAACGGGCCGCTGACGGGGACACAGGTGACGATGAGCGGTCGGATCGCCATCTGTACGAAGTCGCCGCTGACGGGGACCGTCACTGATTCCCACCACGGCGGCTGGTCAGGCGCGCGGCTGAAGTGGTCGGGATTCGACGGACTGCTGTTCGAAGGGCAGGCCGACGAACCGGTGTACGCGCTCGTCGAAGACGGCGAGGTGGAACTGCGCGACGCCTCACACCTCTGGGGCCAAGGCATCCACGATACTATCGACGACCTCGAAGGCGAAATCGAGGGCGGCTCGCTGGGCAAGAACCTCTCTGTGATGGCAATCGGTCAAGGCGGTGAGAATGAAGTCAAATACGCCTGCATCGTCAACGAGGACGACCGCGCGTCGGGCCGCGGTGGCACCGGCTGTGTGATGGGCAACAAGAAGCTCAAAGCCGTCGTCGTCAAGTCCAGCACCCGGATGCCCAAGCCGAAAGATCAGGAGACGTTCCAGGAGGGCCACAAGCAGGCGATGCAGGTCATTCAGGAATCCGACGTGACCGCGCCCAACGAGGGCGGCCTGTCGATGTACGGAACGAACGTCCTGATGAATCTCACCGAGGAGATGGACGGCCTCCCGACGAAAAACGCGAAATACTCATCGACGCGGTCGTACTCGGACGCCGAGGGCGACGGCGAGCGCATCATCGACTCGGAGAACGTCTCTGGCGAGAACGTCCGGGAGAACATCCTTGTCGACGAGCCGACCTGTCACTCCTGTCCCGTCGCCTGCAAGAAGGAAGTCGAGGTGCAGGCGATGCACAAGGGCGAGGAGATGAACGTCCGCACCGAATCCTACGAGTACGAGTCCGCGTGGGCGCTCGGACCCAACTCCGGCCACGTCGAGCGCGACAAGATTGCGGTGATGCTCGAACGGTGTAACGACGTGGGAGTCGACACCATCGACGTGGGCAACACCATGGCGATGGCGATGGAGATGACCGAGGAAGGCAAGTTCGACGACCTCGGCGACGGGATTGATTGGGGCGACGCTGACACGATGATCGACATGATTGACATGATCGCCCACCGCGAGACGGAACTCGCGGACCACCTCGCCGAGGGGCCGGACCACCTCGCCGAGGAGTTCGACGCCCACACCAACTCCCTCGCGGTCAAGGGCCAGACGATGGCCGCCTACGACCCGCGCTGTATGAAGGGAATGGCAATCGGGTACGCGACCTCGAACCGTGGCGCGTGTCACCTGCGCGGGTACACGCCGGCGGCGGAGATTCTGGGCATCCCGGAGAAGGTCGACCCGCGAGAGTGGGAGGGCAAGGGCGAGCTGTGTGCCACCTTCCAGGACCTCCACGCCATCAGCGACTCCTTCGACATCTGCAAGTTCAACGCCTTCGCGGAGGGCATCGAGGAGTACGTTCTGCAGTACAACGGCATGACCGGACTGGACGTGAGCGAGGAGGAACTGATGGAGGCCGGAGAGCGCATCTACAACCTCGAACGGTACTACAACAACCTCGCGGGCTTCGACGGCTCCGACGACGACCTGCCAAACCGGTTTGTCGAAGGCGACGAGCACGCGATGCCGGCACAGGGCGGTTCCGAAGGCGAGCTCGCGGAGCTCTCGAAGATGAAAGACGAGTACTACGAGGTGCGTGACTGGGAGAACGGTGTCGTTCCCGACGAGAAACTCGACGAACTGGGAATCGACATCGGTCCCGGAACCGGCGTCAGTTCCGGCGGCGCAGCGGCACCGAGCGACGACTGA
- a CDS encoding signal peptide peptidase SppA gives MTASYVIAVTLALVIAAIFAPVIWNGVPSGGDDDPSVAVITLRGGTTDANVNAVKQDLREARTNESIEAVVLRVDSPGGPVDSSEEFYLAVNRTASEMPVVAYVEGTAASGGYYGIVPADEIVVKPSSNVGSIGVIVQAPLSLIEQVEQQGETFVRSGPDKAQISKDGLREDIEVLQRSFVGTVMRHRGEQLTLSREEVANGNTYLGAQATQNGFADRIGDTELAIERAAALSDDIEGDGYDVVYQGSGGAEFNVIIVPAGAETVQGANNVTYLVHPDDSETTFREPVKYYAVWGIPADDNNATVIRND, from the coding sequence ATGACGGCGTCGTACGTAATCGCGGTCACGCTCGCCCTCGTCATCGCCGCGATATTCGCGCCGGTCATCTGGAACGGCGTGCCAAGCGGTGGTGACGACGACCCGAGCGTCGCCGTCATCACTCTTCGCGGCGGCACAACCGACGCGAACGTCAACGCCGTCAAGCAAGACCTCCGCGAGGCACGGACCAACGAGTCAATCGAGGCGGTCGTCCTCCGGGTCGACAGCCCCGGCGGTCCGGTCGATTCGAGCGAGGAGTTCTACCTCGCGGTGAACAGGACCGCCAGCGAGATGCCCGTTGTCGCCTATGTCGAAGGCACGGCCGCTTCGGGCGGCTACTACGGTATCGTCCCGGCCGACGAGATCGTCGTCAAACCGAGTTCGAACGTCGGTAGCATCGGCGTCATCGTTCAGGCCCCGCTGAGCCTCATCGAGCAGGTCGAACAGCAGGGCGAGACGTTCGTCCGCTCGGGGCCGGATAAGGCTCAGATAAGCAAGGACGGGCTCCGTGAGGACATCGAGGTCCTCCAGCGGTCCTTCGTCGGGACGGTCATGCGCCACCGGGGCGAGCAACTGACGCTCTCCCGCGAGGAAGTCGCCAACGGGAACACGTACCTCGGAGCCCAGGCGACGCAGAACGGCTTCGCCGACCGCATCGGCGACACTGAGCTAGCAATCGAGCGGGCCGCCGCGCTCTCGGATGATATCGAGGGCGACGGGTACGACGTGGTGTATCAGGGCAGTGGTGGTGCCGAATTCAACGTCATCATCGTCCCTGCCGGCGCTGAAACCGTCCAGGGCGCAAACAACGTGACCTATCTCGTCCACCCCGACGACAGCGAGACGACGTTCCGCGAACCGGTGAAGTACTACGCCGTCTGGGGAATCCCTGCCGACGACAACAACGCAACGGTGATCCGCAATGACTGA
- a CDS encoding 3-phosphoglycerate dehydrogenase, translated as MERVVASDDPMIDVDRLRADLDADVVAAETGDEDSLRDAAAGAAALVVDVNTPVTAAVLDALDELQVVARAGVGIDNIDVSAAADNGVTVTNVPEYCTDEVATHTVTLLLDCVRTLTAYDRDVRDGGWGWERTRPVHRVRGQTLGLVSFGPIARRVRDQLRGFDLDVVAYDPYVDAEEMAEADVEKVTLETLYDRADYVSLHAPLTDETEAMIDADALAAMRDQAILVNTGRGGLVDEAALRTALEDGEIAAAGLDVLAEEPPAADHPLVGLDNCIVTPHAAWYSEEARDDLNDAVAANVGAALAGETPPDRIDPETDWL; from the coding sequence ATGGAACGTGTGGTCGCAAGCGATGACCCGATGATAGATGTCGACCGACTGCGGGCGGACCTCGACGCCGACGTCGTCGCGGCGGAGACCGGCGACGAGGACTCGCTCCGGGACGCCGCCGCCGGGGCGGCGGCGCTGGTCGTCGACGTGAACACGCCGGTCACCGCCGCGGTGCTCGACGCACTGGACGAGCTACAGGTCGTAGCGAGGGCGGGCGTCGGTATCGACAACATCGACGTGTCCGCGGCGGCAGACAACGGCGTGACCGTCACGAACGTCCCCGAGTACTGTACCGATGAGGTCGCCACCCACACGGTGACGCTGCTGCTGGATTGCGTTCGAACGCTCACGGCGTACGACCGCGACGTTCGCGACGGCGGGTGGGGCTGGGAGCGAACCCGGCCGGTACATCGTGTCCGGGGCCAGACGTTGGGTCTCGTCTCCTTCGGTCCCATCGCACGGCGGGTGCGCGACCAACTGCGGGGCTTCGACCTCGACGTCGTTGCGTACGACCCGTACGTCGACGCCGAGGAGATGGCCGAAGCCGATGTCGAGAAAGTCACGCTTGAGACGCTGTACGACCGGGCTGACTACGTCTCTCTCCACGCGCCGCTGACCGATGAGACGGAAGCGATGATAGACGCCGACGCTCTCGCGGCGATGCGTGACCAGGCAATCCTCGTCAACACCGGTCGCGGCGGCCTCGTCGACGAAGCGGCGCTCCGGACGGCGCTTGAGGACGGCGAAATCGCGGCCGCCGGCCTCGACGTGCTGGCCGAGGAACCGCCGGCGGCGGACCACCCGCTTGTCGGCCTGGACAACTGCATCGTCACGCCCCACGCGGCGTGGTACTCCGAGGAGGCCCGCGACGACCTGAACGACGCCGTCGCCGCGAACGTCGGGGCCGCGCTGGCCGGCGAGACGCCGCCGGACCGCATCGACCCGGAGACCGACTGGCTGTAG
- a CDS encoding 50S ribosomal protein L15e → MARSAYSYIRDAWKNPGDGQLAELQWQRQQEWRDQGAVERIERPTRLDKARSQGYKAKQGVIVARVSVRKGSARKQRHKAGRRSKRQGVTRITRRKDIQRVAEERASRTFPNLRVLNSYSVGQDGRQKWHEVILIDPNHPAIQNDDDLSWICADDQADRVFRGLTGAGRRNRGLSGKGKGSEKTRPSLRSNRGKGK, encoded by the coding sequence ATGGCACGAAGCGCATATTCGTACATTCGAGACGCCTGGAAGAACCCAGGTGACGGACAGCTCGCGGAACTACAGTGGCAGCGCCAGCAGGAGTGGCGCGATCAAGGGGCCGTCGAACGCATCGAGCGCCCGACCCGCCTCGACAAGGCTCGCTCGCAGGGCTACAAGGCGAAACAGGGCGTTATCGTCGCTCGCGTCTCCGTCCGGAAGGGTAGTGCACGCAAACAGCGACACAAGGCCGGCCGTCGCTCCAAGCGCCAGGGTGTCACGCGCATCACCCGCCGGAAGGACATCCAGCGCGTCGCCGAGGAACGCGCCTCCCGCACCTTCCCGAACCTGCGCGTGCTCAACAGCTACTCCGTCGGCCAGGACGGCCGCCAGAAGTGGCACGAAGTCATCCTCATCGACCCGAACCACCCGGCCATCCAGAACGACGACGACCTGTCGTGGATCTGTGCCGACGACCAGGCCGACCGCGTCTTCCGCGGTCTGACCGGTGCCGGCCGCCGCAACCGCGGTCTCAGTGGTAAGGGCAAAGGGAGCGAGAAGACCCGCCCGTCGCTGCGCAGCAACCGCGGCAAGGGCAAGTAA
- a CDS encoding molybdopterin synthase sulfur carrier subunit: MQIELRFFANFREAVGQKTVHREYESDLQAGDVLRQLSEEFTEMDLFEDGELREYLTILLNGTDITHLDGLETALEDGDELSVFPPVAGG, from the coding sequence ATGCAAATCGAGCTGCGGTTTTTCGCCAACTTCCGGGAAGCCGTCGGACAGAAAACGGTTCACCGCGAGTACGAAAGCGACCTGCAGGCCGGCGACGTGCTCCGGCAGCTCTCCGAGGAGTTCACAGAGATGGACCTGTTCGAGGACGGCGAACTCCGGGAGTACCTGACAATCCTCCTGAACGGAACGGACATCACGCATCTCGACGGACTAGAGACCGCACTGGAAGACGGGGACGAACTCAGTGTGTTTCCGCCAGTCGCCGGGGGCTAG
- a CDS encoding beta-carotene 15,15'-monooxygenase, whose product MEVTYRNAVEPSVRYRIALIPGWVASLAVVAPFLAGVSIPPALQYVPLVVSAVLLGLPHGAVDHLAVARTRGERPDWRAIARVFALYGVVGGAYALVWFLAPAAAFVLFIAVTWFHWGQGDLYALVALADADHLRSLPQRVGAVLVRGGLPMLVPLLAFPEWYRRVATDLVSLFAPDAAAAIAWAFRTDVRTALALAYGALVVATLAVGFARADARQPWLLDAGETLGLLAYFALVPPVLAIGVYFCLWHSLRHVARLLLVDDDATAALENRDPTAALARFARDAAPLTVASLALLGGLYFLVPNPPGSVPEWVALYLVFIAVVTLPHVVVVSIMDREQGVWV is encoded by the coding sequence ATGGAAGTGACCTACCGCAACGCCGTCGAGCCGTCTGTTCGCTACCGGATCGCCCTGATTCCCGGCTGGGTTGCCAGCCTTGCCGTCGTCGCGCCGTTCCTCGCCGGAGTCTCGATACCGCCCGCGCTCCAGTATGTTCCGCTGGTCGTCAGTGCCGTCCTGCTCGGCCTTCCCCACGGCGCGGTCGACCACCTCGCGGTCGCACGCACCCGCGGCGAGCGCCCGGACTGGCGGGCTATCGCCCGCGTGTTCGCGCTCTACGGCGTCGTCGGCGGTGCCTACGCCCTCGTCTGGTTCCTCGCACCCGCCGCGGCCTTTGTCCTGTTCATCGCGGTGACGTGGTTTCACTGGGGCCAGGGCGACCTGTACGCGCTGGTCGCGCTGGCCGACGCCGACCACCTCCGGTCGCTCCCCCAGCGAGTCGGGGCCGTCCTCGTCCGGGGCGGCCTGCCGATGCTGGTCCCGCTGCTCGCGTTCCCCGAGTGGTATCGCCGCGTCGCCACGGACCTGGTGTCGCTGTTCGCGCCCGACGCCGCGGCCGCCATCGCTTGGGCGTTCCGGACCGACGTGCGGACCGCGCTCGCCCTCGCCTACGGCGCGCTCGTCGTGGCGACGCTGGCCGTCGGGTTCGCTCGCGCCGACGCCCGCCAGCCGTGGCTGCTTGACGCCGGTGAGACGCTGGGCCTGCTCGCGTACTTCGCCCTCGTTCCGCCGGTGCTCGCCATCGGCGTGTACTTCTGTCTGTGGCACTCGCTGCGCCACGTCGCCCGCCTGCTGCTGGTCGACGACGACGCCACTGCCGCGCTCGAAAACCGCGACCCGACAGCCGCGCTGGCGCGGTTCGCCCGCGACGCCGCACCCCTGACCGTCGCCTCGCTCGCCCTGCTCGGCGGGCTGTACTTCCTGGTCCCGAACCCGCCGGGGTCCGTCCCGGAGTGGGTCGCGCTGTATCTGGTGTTCATCGCGGTCGTCACGTTGCCCCACGTCGTCGTTGTCAGTATCATGGACCGCGAACAGGGCGTCTGGGTGTAG
- a CDS encoding cupin: MSLDRLAAFDTEPAADEVIDGELAVTDDVLVKAFALGPDATIDPHEHGDATNVFHVVRGEVTVQQDDSEETIAAPGVVLNERGQAHGAHNHTDDIVVLTASLCPLPGQ; the protein is encoded by the coding sequence ATGTCACTCGACAGATTGGCAGCGTTCGATACCGAACCAGCAGCAGACGAAGTCATCGACGGAGAGCTAGCGGTGACCGACGACGTGCTGGTGAAAGCGTTCGCGCTGGGGCCGGACGCGACCATCGACCCGCACGAACACGGTGACGCGACGAACGTGTTCCACGTCGTCCGCGGCGAGGTGACGGTCCAGCAGGACGACTCCGAGGAGACAATCGCCGCGCCGGGCGTCGTGCTGAACGAGCGCGGGCAAGCCCACGGGGCGCACAACCACACTGACGACATCGTCGTCCTGACAGCGAGCCTCTGTCCGCTCCCGGGTCAATAG
- a CDS encoding transcriptional regulator gives MREFIFTIDYERNVDPVMDVFIDHPEMHSRTIACNVTRDGMWRLERVAGPETALEQLDDVYDDPVQCTECIGTRNCETDWTYEVIGSDPGVRTVYSYRSEAGDCHSIPRLAIDHVGRGVLVETERRGSRCEWRLLLCSDAGVDGLFEEMKAELREGLTVEFRQLSSPSYWVDEAVTLAELPPEQQAAVEAAVEHGYYRTPRDTSLTDLAETLDVSRSTLQYRLQRAEAWIVRSFVTRSMGPVQADEDVAEGGRLRIGRSGV, from the coding sequence ATGCGAGAGTTCATTTTCACTATCGACTACGAGCGGAACGTCGACCCTGTGATGGACGTGTTCATCGACCATCCGGAGATGCACTCCCGGACGATCGCGTGCAACGTCACGCGGGACGGGATGTGGCGGCTCGAACGCGTTGCCGGTCCGGAGACTGCGCTCGAACAACTGGACGACGTGTACGACGACCCCGTCCAGTGTACCGAATGCATCGGAACCCGCAACTGCGAGACCGACTGGACGTACGAGGTCATCGGCTCGGACCCCGGCGTCCGGACGGTGTACAGCTACCGGTCAGAAGCCGGTGACTGTCACTCGATTCCGCGGCTGGCTATCGACCACGTCGGTCGTGGCGTTCTCGTCGAGACTGAACGCCGCGGGAGTCGGTGTGAGTGGCGGCTGCTCCTGTGTAGCGACGCCGGTGTCGACGGCCTGTTTGAGGAGATGAAAGCCGAACTCCGGGAGGGACTGACCGTCGAGTTCCGCCAGCTCAGTTCGCCCTCGTACTGGGTTGATGAGGCCGTGACGCTGGCGGAGCTGCCGCCTGAGCAACAGGCCGCCGTCGAGGCCGCTGTCGAACACGGCTACTACCGGACACCCCGAGACACGTCGCTTACCGACCTCGCCGAGACGCTCGACGTGTCGCGGTCGACGCTCCAGTACCGCCTCCAGCGGGCCGAGGCGTGGATCGTCCGGTCGTTCGTCACGCGGTCGATGGGGCCGGTTCAGGCCGACGAAGATGTCGCCGAGGGTGGACGCCTTCGTATCGGCCGCTCGGGTGTCTAA